A genome region from Mycolicibacterium litorale includes the following:
- a CDS encoding SfnB family sulfur acquisition oxidoreductase: MTVVATAADALDAAAKLSAEFDAEASARDTDRRLPHEQVQALKDSGLLAISVPAAYGGIDVPATVLAEVFRLIAHADPSLSQIPHSHFVFLEALRSQGTADQQAYFYRQVLDGALLANAQSERGPHPIDVDTTTLTRRSSGDYVLQGRKFYSTGALFADWLVVRASLDDGSVPTASTPKAVAFVPRDAAGVEIVDDWEGMGQRTTASGTVTLTDVAVPAEHVVPFTPIFAEPTTYGARAQLLHSAIDVGIATGALAAGVRQAERARPHFEANVATAVDDPTLIQAAGELAVTVRGAQALLVEAARAVDDATADLTEESAAAASVAVAVAKVAAVRASLEASTGLFELGGTRSASVSGNLSRYWRDARTHTLHDPVRWKLQHIGRYTLSGTRPPRHGQI; the protein is encoded by the coding sequence ATGACGGTGGTCGCCACCGCCGCGGACGCACTCGACGCCGCGGCGAAACTGTCCGCGGAGTTCGATGCCGAGGCCTCGGCCCGCGACACCGACCGGCGGCTGCCACACGAGCAGGTGCAGGCCCTCAAAGACTCCGGCCTGCTTGCCATTTCGGTGCCCGCCGCGTACGGCGGCATCGACGTGCCGGCGACGGTGCTCGCCGAGGTGTTCCGGCTGATCGCCCACGCCGACCCGTCGCTGTCGCAGATCCCGCACTCGCACTTCGTGTTCCTCGAAGCGCTGCGGTCACAGGGCACCGCCGATCAGCAGGCGTACTTCTACCGGCAGGTGCTCGACGGGGCGCTGCTGGCCAACGCGCAGTCCGAACGCGGTCCACATCCGATCGACGTCGACACCACGACGCTGACGAGGCGCTCGTCGGGCGACTACGTGCTGCAGGGACGCAAGTTCTATTCGACCGGGGCGCTGTTCGCGGACTGGCTGGTCGTGCGCGCGTCGCTGGACGACGGTTCGGTGCCGACGGCGTCGACCCCGAAGGCGGTCGCGTTCGTCCCCCGCGACGCGGCGGGCGTGGAGATCGTCGACGACTGGGAGGGCATGGGGCAGCGGACGACGGCGTCGGGCACGGTGACGCTGACCGACGTCGCGGTGCCCGCCGAACACGTCGTCCCGTTCACTCCGATCTTCGCCGAGCCGACGACCTACGGCGCGCGAGCGCAGTTGCTGCACAGCGCGATCGACGTCGGCATCGCGACTGGGGCGCTCGCCGCGGGTGTCCGCCAGGCCGAGCGGGCCCGTCCGCACTTCGAGGCCAACGTCGCGACCGCGGTCGACGATCCGACGCTGATCCAGGCCGCCGGTGAGCTCGCGGTGACGGTGCGCGGAGCCCAAGCGCTGCTCGTCGAGGCGGCGCGGGCGGTGGACGACGCCACCGCCGACCTCACCGAGGAGTCGGCGGCCGCGGCGTCGGTGGCGGTGGCCGTCGCGAAGGTGGCCGCGGTGCGGGCGTCATTGGAGGCGTCGACCGGACTGTTCGAATTGGGCGGCACGCGAAGCGCTTCGGTGTCGGGCAACCTGTCGCGCTACTGGCGCGACGCGCGCACGCACACCCTGCACGACCCGGTGCGGTGGAAGCTGCAGCACATCGGCCGCTACACGCTGTCGGGTACGCGTCCGCCCCGCCACGGCCAGATCTAG
- a CDS encoding MFS transporter — MSTSLGRRLLFAAICAVSVATIYSAQPILTQIGSDLGVSGGGLGWIVTAGQLGYLVGLVFLVPLGDMVDRRKLIIGHLLLTAVGVGTAATATHAWVMLAGVAIAGLFAVVVQTTVAYAAAISAPQERGRTLGLVTSGVVIGILGARVVAGAFATAWGWRSVYVTLAVVLIVLAFLVVTLLPADRRSGRPGYRQVLNASRTLFGERLFMSRGLIAFFLFASFGALWTGLALPLEASPWHLSTAQIGLFGIAGLAGALGAGRAGRWADDGFANTVTGSALALLAVSWLATAQAPRSLWLLLVGVIVLDFAVQAVHVSNQHLLTAAHPDRTSSVIGSYMLFYAVGSALGAVSTTTAFAVAGWAGSSVIGAVFAISALAVWAAGRRVARPVTHTV; from the coding sequence GTGTCAACGTCTCTCGGTCGTCGCCTCCTCTTCGCCGCGATCTGCGCGGTTTCGGTCGCGACCATCTACTCAGCCCAGCCCATCCTCACTCAGATCGGCAGTGACCTGGGCGTCTCGGGCGGTGGCCTGGGATGGATCGTGACGGCGGGACAGCTCGGCTACCTGGTGGGGTTGGTGTTTCTGGTTCCGTTGGGCGACATGGTCGATCGGCGCAAGCTCATCATCGGGCACCTGCTGCTCACCGCCGTCGGCGTCGGGACCGCGGCAACCGCCACCCACGCGTGGGTGATGCTCGCCGGGGTGGCCATCGCCGGCCTGTTCGCGGTCGTCGTGCAGACAACGGTCGCGTACGCCGCGGCCATATCCGCGCCGCAGGAACGCGGACGCACTCTGGGCCTGGTGACCTCCGGCGTCGTCATCGGCATTCTCGGTGCGCGGGTCGTCGCTGGTGCTTTCGCCACTGCCTGGGGTTGGCGCAGCGTCTATGTCACGTTGGCCGTCGTTCTCATCGTGCTGGCGTTCCTCGTCGTGACGCTCCTGCCGGCCGACAGACGCTCCGGCCGCCCCGGGTATCGGCAGGTGCTCAACGCGTCGCGCACGTTGTTCGGCGAACGACTGTTCATGTCGCGCGGGCTGATCGCCTTCTTCCTGTTCGCGTCCTTCGGCGCACTCTGGACCGGACTGGCGCTGCCGCTCGAGGCATCCCCGTGGCACCTGAGCACCGCTCAGATCGGCCTCTTCGGGATCGCCGGGTTGGCGGGCGCGCTGGGCGCAGGCCGAGCCGGGAGGTGGGCAGATGACGGGTTCGCGAACACGGTCACGGGGTCAGCGCTCGCCCTCCTCGCTGTCTCGTGGCTGGCGACAGCACAGGCACCAAGGTCGCTGTGGCTGCTCCTCGTCGGCGTGATCGTCCTCGACTTCGCCGTGCAGGCTGTGCATGTCAGCAATCAACACCTGCTCACCGCGGCTCACCCGGATCGAACCAGCAGCGTCATCGGCAGCTACATGCTCTTCTACGCCGTTGGATCGGCACTTGGCGCGGTGAGTACGACCACCGCGTTCGCCGTCGCCGGCTGGGCCGGGTCCAGCGTCATCGGTGCCGTGTTCGCGATCAGTGCGCTGGCGGTGTGGGCGGCCGGCAGGCGCGTGGCACGGCCGGTCACCCACACCGTCTAG
- a CDS encoding winged helix-turn-helix transcriptional regulator translates to MTQPATGDIDWTDPPCPVARTLDVVGDRWSLLIVRDAMDGARTFGDFQHATGIARNILTDRLRRLVQRGILERKPAPSGRRHIYTLTPAGRDLFTVVVALRQWGERHAFMPTEEHSVLVDERGLPIPELRPTDATGRPVDPDTTRVQI, encoded by the coding sequence ATGACCCAGCCGGCTACTGGCGACATCGATTGGACCGACCCACCCTGTCCCGTCGCGCGCACACTCGACGTGGTCGGCGACCGCTGGAGCCTCCTCATCGTTCGCGACGCGATGGACGGGGCACGGACATTCGGGGATTTCCAGCACGCCACTGGAATCGCGCGCAACATCCTCACGGACCGACTCCGGCGACTCGTTCAACGCGGCATCCTCGAACGGAAACCCGCCCCGTCGGGCCGGCGGCACATCTATACGCTCACTCCCGCCGGACGGGACTTGTTCACCGTCGTCGTTGCCTTACGTCAGTGGGGTGAGCGGCACGCATTCATGCCGACCGAGGAGCACTCCGTCCTCGTCGACGAACGCGGTCTCCCGATCCCCGAGCTGCGACCCACAGACGCGACCGGCCGCCCCGTGGACCCCGATACGACACGCGTACAGATCTAG
- a CDS encoding acyl-CoA dehydrogenase family protein: MPRTPWTTPLTADDTDRWDATADEVGRLLARDVLQRDRANQQPDGELKLLKDSGLANLLIPREFGGHGGHWSSAMRAVRILARYDASIAQILSYHYCNQASIVFFGAAERWEHWFTASAGGSWLWGDAVNPVDPDLVLTAEGDGYRLNGRKRFATGASTGDVILAMAAVHGRVLALVVGRDRDGVEFAGDWDALGQRLSASGSVEFRDVALAADDVLGEVGEEPYSTLVTPGVQLGFGNLYLGIAEGALARARQLTLDRRGAWLLSNVEHYSRDPFVQRVFGELLSRTAAVEALADRWNTRFDAAIARGADVTAADRTEAEIGIAQLKVVATETALEVAHRVYEVTGSSSARTEVGLDLFWRNIRTHSLHDPVDYKKLEVGAHYLTGDIQPITLYT, from the coding sequence GTGCCACGGACTCCATGGACGACGCCGCTGACCGCCGACGACACCGACCGCTGGGATGCGACCGCCGACGAGGTGGGCCGCCTGCTCGCGCGCGACGTGCTGCAGCGCGACCGCGCCAACCAGCAACCCGACGGCGAGCTGAAGCTCCTCAAGGACTCCGGGCTGGCCAACCTGCTGATCCCGCGGGAGTTCGGCGGCCACGGCGGGCACTGGTCGAGCGCCATGCGCGCCGTGCGCATCCTGGCTCGCTACGACGCGTCGATCGCGCAGATCCTCAGCTACCACTACTGCAACCAGGCGAGCATCGTGTTCTTCGGTGCCGCCGAGCGCTGGGAGCACTGGTTCACCGCATCCGCTGGCGGCAGCTGGCTGTGGGGCGACGCGGTCAACCCCGTCGACCCCGATCTGGTGCTCACCGCCGAGGGGGACGGATACCGGCTCAACGGCCGCAAGCGGTTCGCCACCGGCGCGTCGACCGGCGACGTCATACTGGCGATGGCCGCTGTCCACGGCCGGGTGCTGGCACTCGTCGTCGGACGCGACCGCGACGGAGTCGAATTCGCCGGCGACTGGGACGCGCTGGGGCAACGCCTGTCGGCCAGCGGCAGCGTCGAATTCCGCGATGTCGCCCTCGCGGCTGACGATGTACTCGGCGAGGTCGGGGAGGAGCCGTACTCGACGCTCGTCACGCCGGGTGTGCAGCTCGGGTTCGGCAACCTCTACCTCGGGATCGCCGAGGGGGCGCTGGCCCGGGCGCGGCAGCTGACACTCGACCGGCGCGGCGCCTGGCTGCTGAGCAACGTCGAGCACTATTCGCGAGACCCGTTCGTGCAGCGCGTGTTCGGTGAGCTGCTGTCGCGCACCGCCGCCGTCGAGGCGCTCGCCGACCGGTGGAACACCCGCTTCGACGCGGCGATCGCCCGCGGCGCCGACGTCACCGCGGCCGATCGCACCGAGGCGGAGATCGGGATCGCCCAGCTCAAGGTGGTGGCCACCGAGACGGCGCTGGAGGTGGCCCACCGGGTCTACGAGGTCACCGGCTCCAGCTCGGCGCGCACCGAGGTCGGCCTCGACCTGTTCTGGCGGAACATCCGCACCCACTCACTGCACGACCCCGTCGACTACAAGAAGCTCGAAGTCGGTGCGCATTATCTGACCGGCGACATCCAGCCGATCACGCTGTACACCTAG
- a CDS encoding ABC transporter ATP-binding protein, producing MSTIELAGLTKTYGTTTVVDDVTLTLPDGSLTVLVGPSGCGKSTTLRIVAGLEPADGGAVHIGERDVTRATPRERDVAMVFQNYALYPHLSVAGNIGFPLRNNGVARDEVARRVGEAAERVGITALLDRKPRQLSGGQQQRVAIARALVRTPSVFLFDEPLSNLDAKLRVELRSEIRRLQQDTGITALYVTHDQEEAMTIADQLVVLNAGRIAQKGTPEELYRRPANTFVAGFIGSPSMNLVPGRLESGVFTGDGVTFAVAGSGAVTLGVRPEDLLVTPSASGLGRVDLVELLGPRYVLIIRAGAHRLTAVVEAATVASWPAVPAPGDGVDVTVRPERVHLFDAASGERV from the coding sequence GTGAGCACCATCGAACTGGCCGGTCTGACGAAGACGTACGGCACCACCACCGTCGTCGACGATGTCACGCTGACGCTGCCCGACGGATCCCTGACCGTGCTGGTCGGACCGTCGGGGTGCGGGAAGTCGACCACGTTGCGGATCGTGGCCGGATTGGAACCGGCCGACGGGGGAGCGGTGCACATCGGGGAACGCGACGTCACCCGCGCCACCCCGCGCGAGCGCGACGTCGCCATGGTGTTCCAGAACTACGCGCTGTACCCGCACCTGTCGGTGGCGGGCAACATCGGTTTTCCGTTGCGCAACAACGGCGTCGCCCGAGACGAGGTGGCCCGGCGGGTCGGCGAGGCGGCGGAACGGGTCGGCATCACCGCGCTGCTCGACCGCAAACCGCGCCAGCTCTCCGGCGGACAGCAGCAGCGCGTCGCGATCGCCCGCGCGCTGGTCCGCACACCGTCGGTGTTCCTGTTCGACGAACCGCTGAGCAATCTCGACGCCAAGCTGCGCGTCGAACTGCGCTCCGAGATTCGGCGGCTGCAACAGGACACCGGCATCACCGCGCTCTACGTCACCCACGACCAGGAGGAGGCGATGACGATCGCCGACCAACTCGTCGTCCTGAACGCCGGGCGCATCGCGCAGAAGGGCACCCCGGAGGAGCTCTACCGACGGCCGGCCAACACCTTCGTCGCGGGGTTCATCGGGTCACCGAGCATGAACCTGGTGCCCGGGCGGCTCGAGTCCGGGGTGTTCACCGGGGACGGGGTGACGTTCGCGGTGGCTGGTTCTGGCGCTGTGACGTTGGGTGTGCGGCCCGAGGATCTGCTGGTGACGCCATCGGCCTCGGGTCTGGGGCGCGTCGACTTGGTCGAGCTGCTCGGCCCCCGCTACGTGCTGATCATCCGCGCGGGCGCGCACCGGTTGACGGCGGTGGTGGAGGCCGCGACGGTCGCGAGCTGGCCGGCGGTACCGGCTCCCGGCGACGGGGTGGACGTCACGGTCCGGCCTGAACGGGTGCACCTGTTCGACGCCGCCTCGGGTGAGCGAGTTTGA
- a CDS encoding carbohydrate ABC transporter permease, translating to MKARLVLSVAVVLTLVPIGYLLSLAVRPAEDVLNSSLLPTSLTFDNVVKVFDTIELGTMLGNSWASAVGAALLAVVIAAPAAYFTARHTAGDRLLTVLLASYCAPPIVAIIPLFFLLRHAGLTNNVAGLTLVNGIASVPVAVWLLDGFVRRIPVEIDEAAVIDGLSVAATFRKVVLPLLWPGIVAALLVVFFLSYNDFLFAVYLAVTKESQTLTVGLSLFQGDRNVQFGQQAAAGLLGVLPVYVLALAAQRYLVGGLTTGATK from the coding sequence ATGAAGGCGCGTCTGGTCCTCAGCGTCGCCGTCGTGCTGACGCTGGTCCCGATCGGTTACCTGCTGTCGCTCGCGGTGCGCCCGGCCGAGGACGTGCTGAACTCGAGCCTGCTGCCCACATCGTTGACGTTCGACAACGTCGTCAAGGTCTTCGACACCATCGAACTCGGCACCATGCTCGGCAACTCGTGGGCCTCGGCGGTCGGCGCGGCGCTGCTCGCCGTCGTGATCGCCGCTCCCGCCGCCTATTTCACCGCCCGGCACACCGCGGGTGACCGGTTGCTGACCGTGTTGCTCGCCAGCTACTGCGCCCCGCCGATCGTCGCGATCATCCCGTTGTTCTTCCTGCTGCGGCACGCCGGACTCACCAACAACGTCGCCGGTCTGACTCTCGTCAACGGCATCGCCAGCGTCCCGGTCGCGGTGTGGCTGCTCGACGGATTCGTCCGCCGCATCCCGGTCGAGATCGACGAGGCCGCCGTCATCGACGGGCTGTCGGTCGCCGCGACGTTCCGCAAGGTGGTGCTGCCCCTGCTGTGGCCGGGCATCGTGGCGGCGCTGCTGGTCGTGTTCTTCCTGAGCTACAACGACTTTCTGTTCGCCGTCTACCTCGCGGTGACGAAGGAGAGCCAGACGCTGACGGTCGGGCTGTCCCTGTTCCAGGGCGACCGCAACGTGCAGTTCGGTCAGCAGGCCGCCGCCGGACTGCTCGGCGTGCTGCCTGTCTATGTGCTGGCACTCGCCGCGCAGCGCTACCTCGTCGGCGGCCTCACCACGGGAGCGACCAAGTGA
- a CDS encoding carbohydrate ABC transporter permease, which translates to MTRRVPLWLALPAIAGLTLFLVYPTVYLVALALTDSSLARPLRAFTGVENFANAVAAPAFTPSLVKSTVFAVAAAVATTALGLALAVLLRHRGTRFGVAGALFLLPLVTAPVLVGVAWKLLLAPVGGGLAGIFSAVGLGGVNPLGSGVGAFVVLLAIHIWQWTPFAILIAFAALGVVRPELLESARIDGANPWRTFTTVTWPAIAPTIWAVAVLELVIGYKVFDLIVVITSGGPGFSTSLSPYVIYQTGLRGSFDMGTAAAQTLVFAFVVGAVATVVTGLRARAVKADG; encoded by the coding sequence ATGACGCGCCGCGTCCCGCTGTGGCTGGCGCTTCCGGCCATCGCCGGGCTGACCCTGTTCCTGGTCTACCCGACGGTGTACCTGGTGGCGCTCGCGCTCACCGACTCCTCGCTGGCCCGCCCGCTGCGGGCCTTCACCGGTGTCGAGAACTTCGCCAATGCCGTTGCCGCGCCTGCGTTCACACCGTCGCTGGTGAAGTCGACGGTGTTCGCGGTCGCCGCCGCCGTGGCCACCACCGCGTTGGGGCTGGCGCTGGCGGTGCTGCTGCGCCACCGCGGCACCCGGTTCGGGGTCGCCGGCGCCCTGTTCCTACTGCCGTTGGTGACGGCGCCGGTGCTGGTCGGTGTGGCGTGGAAGCTGCTGCTGGCGCCGGTCGGCGGCGGGCTGGCGGGCATCTTCTCGGCCGTCGGTCTGGGCGGGGTCAACCCGTTGGGGTCCGGGGTCGGTGCGTTCGTGGTCCTGCTGGCGATCCACATCTGGCAGTGGACACCGTTCGCGATCCTGATCGCGTTCGCGGCGCTCGGCGTGGTCCGACCGGAGCTGCTGGAATCCGCGCGCATCGACGGCGCCAACCCGTGGCGCACGTTCACCACGGTGACGTGGCCGGCCATCGCCCCGACGATCTGGGCGGTGGCGGTGCTCGAACTCGTCATCGGGTACAAGGTGTTCGATCTCATCGTCGTCATCACCTCAGGCGGGCCGGGCTTCTCGACCTCGTTGTCCCCGTACGTGATCTATCAGACCGGCTTGCGGGGCAGCTTCGACATGGGCACCGCCGCCGCGCAGACGCTGGTGTTCGCGTTCGTGGTCGGCGCCGTCGCCACCGTGGTGACGGGTCTGCGCGCCCGCGCGGTGAAGGCCGACGGATGA
- a CDS encoding ABC transporter substrate-binding protein translates to MTPPVFTRRRALQLLGLAGGAAVLGPALAACGGSGGGSALSAETPVAGRFEGVTLKLLVNQPHVTSFRDVLAPKWREATGGTLDVTAAPYDQLTSKQILDVQSGTGEFDVFDYFYFGLGDLVDAGALTDLTDWIDAKQSDLSVPGYLKSIYDPYTLLDGRRYGLPYDGDIHILFYNAELFDRYKVAPPTTWVEYDEIAAKITRDARGAAYGAIVSGQQVPMILGCSYINRLTGYGGNLVDADGKPQLTSDASVAALEHLVAVAPNALPTPLQVGFDQANTAFLTGQGALLDTWTDMALRAEDPTASKIAGRWGAVSLPVGGANTTPRTALDAGFGLGISTASKNVDAAAAFIAWATAAPQNLAVSSTAGAGIDPVRGEVLDSPGYAKVVTKAVDPIREGLNGDPLVWPKQAGAPKLLQDLVDQLALAIAGTQTVEQSLEKAQASWDSATQ, encoded by the coding sequence GTGACTCCTCCTGTCTTCACCCGCCGCCGCGCACTGCAACTGCTGGGACTCGCCGGCGGCGCAGCCGTTCTCGGGCCCGCCCTGGCGGCATGCGGTGGCTCCGGTGGTGGCAGCGCGCTCTCGGCCGAGACGCCGGTGGCCGGCCGGTTCGAAGGCGTCACCCTCAAGCTGCTCGTCAACCAACCGCACGTCACCTCGTTCCGTGACGTCCTCGCCCCGAAGTGGCGTGAGGCCACCGGCGGCACCCTCGACGTGACCGCCGCCCCGTACGATCAGCTGACCAGCAAGCAGATCCTCGACGTACAGAGCGGCACAGGCGAATTCGACGTCTTCGACTACTTCTACTTCGGTCTGGGCGACCTGGTCGACGCCGGTGCGCTCACCGACCTCACCGACTGGATCGACGCCAAACAGTCCGACCTGAGCGTGCCCGGCTATCTGAAGTCGATCTACGACCCGTACACCCTGCTCGACGGCCGCCGTTACGGACTGCCCTACGACGGCGACATCCACATCCTGTTCTACAACGCCGAACTGTTCGACCGGTACAAGGTCGCGCCGCCGACCACGTGGGTCGAGTACGACGAGATCGCCGCGAAGATCACCCGCGACGCCCGTGGCGCGGCATACGGCGCGATCGTCTCCGGCCAACAGGTGCCGATGATCCTGGGCTGCTCGTACATCAACCGGCTCACCGGCTACGGCGGCAACCTGGTGGACGCCGACGGCAAACCGCAACTCACCTCCGACGCGTCGGTCGCCGCGCTCGAGCACCTCGTCGCGGTCGCCCCCAATGCGCTGCCGACCCCGCTTCAGGTCGGGTTCGACCAGGCCAACACCGCCTTCCTCACCGGCCAGGGTGCGCTGCTGGACACGTGGACCGATATGGCGCTGCGCGCCGAGGATCCGACGGCCTCGAAGATCGCCGGCCGGTGGGGTGCGGTGTCGCTGCCCGTCGGCGGCGCCAACACCACCCCGCGCACCGCGCTGGACGCCGGGTTCGGGCTCGGCATCTCGACGGCGTCGAAGAACGTCGACGCCGCGGCCGCGTTCATCGCCTGGGCGACCGCCGCGCCGCAGAACCTCGCGGTGTCCTCGACCGCGGGGGCGGGCATCGACCCGGTGCGCGGTGAGGTGCTCGACTCGCCCGGTTACGCGAAGGTCGTCACCAAGGCCGTCGACCCGATCCGCGAGGGACTGAACGGGGACCCGCTGGTGTGGCCGAAGCAGGCCGGTGCGCCGAAACTGTTGCAGGACCTGGTGGATCAGCTCGCGTTGGCGATCGCGGGCACCCAGACCGTCGAGCAGTCCCTGGAGAAGGCTCAGGCCAGCTGGGACAGCGCCACGCAATGA
- a CDS encoding carboxymuconolactone decarboxylase family protein, which translates to MTTRHLHIDKHSPAAYKALVGVSTAVSALAKETGLPRSLVELVNIRVSQINGCASCLEVHHRRADDAGVTAKQRATVSVWRDTELFDEREQAALRLAEITTTLPDHDTAEREYARAREVLGDDELSAIIWVATAINAFNRVSILSGHTVR; encoded by the coding sequence ATGACAACTCGGCACCTCCACATCGACAAACACTCACCTGCGGCGTACAAGGCGCTCGTCGGTGTGTCGACGGCGGTCAGCGCGCTGGCCAAGGAGACCGGACTGCCGCGATCGCTCGTCGAACTCGTCAACATCCGAGTGTCGCAGATCAACGGGTGCGCATCCTGTCTCGAGGTGCACCATCGCCGCGCCGACGACGCCGGCGTGACCGCCAAGCAACGCGCGACCGTATCCGTCTGGCGGGACACCGAATTGTTCGACGAACGGGAGCAGGCCGCGCTGCGCCTGGCCGAGATCACCACCACGCTGCCCGACCACGACACGGCCGAGCGCGAATACGCCCGCGCCCGCGAGGTTCTCGGCGACGACGAGCTCTCCGCGATCATCTGGGTGGCGACCGCCATCAACGCCTTCAACCGCGTCTCGATCCTCAGCGGGCACACCGTCCGCTGA
- a CDS encoding DUF3060 domain-containing protein, with product MNPQDDPEARIRDLERPLADRAQTSELGTAPYPVTGPYPQPPYPVASQPHSTGPSQAGVIALVAVVLLLLVFGAGVAIYFAKFAPGDGSVTAGRPTIAGGGGALDPTAEAPATEEPPIVILPGGPAGDSDVVAQAPPGGPFSVAGVEGDKRVVCNDSLISVSGVSNTVTITGHCVSVTVSGVSNEVIVESADRISASGFENRVTYRSGDPQIDSFGDNIVERG from the coding sequence ATGAATCCCCAGGACGATCCCGAGGCCCGGATCCGGGACCTCGAACGCCCGCTGGCCGACCGGGCGCAGACGTCCGAGTTGGGCACTGCGCCGTATCCCGTCACCGGACCGTACCCGCAACCGCCGTATCCGGTTGCGTCGCAACCACATTCGACGGGGCCGTCACAGGCGGGCGTCATCGCGCTGGTGGCCGTCGTGCTGCTGCTCCTGGTGTTCGGCGCGGGCGTGGCGATCTACTTCGCGAAGTTCGCGCCGGGCGACGGCAGCGTGACGGCGGGTCGGCCGACGATCGCCGGTGGCGGCGGCGCTCTGGATCCCACGGCGGAGGCGCCCGCCACCGAAGAACCGCCCATCGTGATCCTGCCGGGCGGACCGGCGGGCGACAGCGACGTGGTTGCGCAGGCGCCGCCGGGCGGCCCGTTCAGCGTGGCGGGCGTCGAGGGCGACAAGCGGGTGGTCTGCAATGACAGCCTGATCAGCGTGAGCGGGGTGTCGAACACGGTGACGATCACCGGTCACTGCGTGAGCGTCACGGTGTCCGGGGTGAGCAACGAGGTGATCGTCGAGAGCGCCGACCGGATCAGCGCATCGGGCTTCGAGAACCGGGTGACCTACCGGTCCGGTGACCCGCAGATCGACAGCTTCGGCGACAACATCGTCGAACGGGGTTAG
- a CDS encoding YdcF family protein, which translates to MRNTWKTAVAAVTLAAAALIGDVSPAVAHAQPAVAVKDFSKPAIVILGYGLEPDGTMRAILRRRVITGLTVAQFFPQSPVIVTGGNPRNGVTEAAAMRRMLMMLGFPAHRIIVEDRANSTVQNARFSVPLAKEAGTSGIILVTSSTHQDRADGNFADAGANVLATVSYPDGSPQVNAVQFARDVISPLVGIS; encoded by the coding sequence ATGCGGAACACCTGGAAGACGGCCGTCGCCGCCGTCACGCTTGCGGCCGCCGCCCTCATCGGTGACGTCTCCCCCGCCGTCGCGCACGCGCAACCCGCGGTCGCGGTCAAGGACTTCTCGAAGCCGGCGATCGTCATCCTCGGCTACGGCCTCGAGCCCGACGGCACCATGCGCGCGATTCTGCGCCGACGCGTGATCACGGGTCTGACCGTGGCGCAGTTCTTCCCGCAGTCGCCGGTCATCGTGACGGGCGGCAACCCGCGCAACGGCGTGACCGAGGCCGCGGCGATGCGCCGGATGCTGATGATGCTCGGCTTCCCCGCGCACCGAATCATCGTGGAGGACAGGGCGAACAGCACCGTGCAGAACGCGCGGTTCTCGGTGCCGCTGGCCAAGGAGGCCGGCACGTCCGGGATCATCCTCGTCACCTCGTCGACGCATCAGGACCGCGCCGACGGCAACTTCGCCGATGCCGGCGCCAACGTCCTGGCCACGGTGAGCTACCCCGACGGCAGCCCACAGGTGAACGCCGTGCAGTTCGCCCGCGACGTGATCAGCCCGCTGGTCGGCATCAGTTAG